A window of Metabacillus sp. B2-18 contains these coding sequences:
- a CDS encoding tetratricopeptide repeat protein: MDNHEQSYLLYQKGLLEFEKNEFQNALNCFIKSNQLSEHSRTYARIYECLLKLGKELEAKPYIKTAYTQNPKQDKVAIQYAESLILEGKSELAIDIIEKILRRNKTYNPARKLLEQIRYEIT, from the coding sequence TTGGATAATCATGAACAGTCATATCTTCTCTATCAAAAAGGTCTATTAGAATTCGAGAAAAATGAATTTCAAAATGCTCTAAATTGTTTTATTAAATCCAATCAGTTGTCTGAACACTCAAGAACATATGCAAGAATATATGAATGTTTATTGAAATTAGGAAAAGAGTTGGAGGCAAAGCCATATATTAAAACGGCATACACTCAAAATCCTAAACAAGACAAGGTAGCTATTCAATACGCTGAATCACTTATATTGGAAGGGAAATCAGAATTAGCAATTGATATTATTGAAAAGATCCTAAGACGAAATAAAACTTATAATCCAGCTAGAAAATTACTCGAACAGATAAGATATGAAATTACCTAA
- a CDS encoding LLM class flavin-dependent oxidoreductase, whose translation MIKRLSILDMAPVDYGTTGKEALLNTLHLAKQADKLGYERFWVTEHHNISTVASASPEMLIGQILAVTNRIRVGSGGVMLPNHSPLKVAENFKLLEAFYSGRIDLGIGRAPGSSSLSALALRRSKQPYNADDLQALLHELVGYDANQQIKKENPFSEIVAMPEEVPLPPIWLLGSSSYSAQLASAEALSYSFAYHFNPTGAKEAISLYRNLYRRNHGLDAPPVILGLSVISGETVEEVAVQKKVMSIKHLQNAGALRNVDLSNVESITIPPQLQLMSESYLSTLVIGTWDDLKKKLDALSSELNVEELIITTTQRGFDTRIKLYEKLAEFYGLNKSKY comes from the coding sequence ATGATTAAACGATTATCCATTTTAGATATGGCACCAGTTGATTATGGAACTACTGGGAAAGAAGCTTTATTAAATACGCTACATTTAGCAAAGCAAGCTGATAAACTCGGTTATGAGCGTTTTTGGGTTACTGAGCATCATAATATATCAACTGTAGCAAGTGCCTCTCCCGAAATGCTAATTGGTCAAATATTAGCTGTTACAAATCGCATTCGTGTAGGTTCGGGAGGGGTAATGCTTCCTAACCATTCACCTTTAAAGGTAGCAGAGAATTTCAAATTGCTGGAAGCGTTTTATTCAGGAAGAATTGATTTAGGTATAGGACGTGCTCCGGGATCATCTAGTTTATCAGCACTTGCGCTCCGTCGCTCTAAGCAGCCCTATAATGCAGATGACTTACAAGCATTACTCCATGAGTTAGTAGGATATGATGCAAACCAACAGATAAAAAAGGAAAACCCATTTAGCGAAATAGTTGCAATGCCTGAAGAAGTACCGCTGCCACCAATATGGCTTTTGGGTTCTAGTTCATACAGCGCTCAATTAGCCTCTGCAGAAGCTTTGAGTTATTCTTTTGCCTATCATTTTAATCCAACAGGCGCTAAAGAGGCTATTTCACTTTATCGCAATCTTTATCGGAGAAATCACGGGCTGGATGCTCCTCCAGTTATTTTGGGTCTATCTGTAATTAGTGGTGAAACAGTTGAAGAAGTAGCAGTCCAAAAGAAAGTAATGTCGATAAAACATCTACAAAACGCAGGCGCTTTACGAAACGTAGATTTGTCAAATGTTGAAAGTATAACAATTCCACCACAGCTTCAATTAATGTCCGAGTCTTATCTTTCCACGTTAGTGATTGGAACATGGGATGATTTGAAAAAAAAGCTGGATGCCCTATCTAGTGAGTTAAATGTGGAAGAACTAATTATTACAACTACTCAAAGAGGTTTTGATACGCGTATAAAACTATATGAGAAGTTAGCTGAATTTTATGGGCTAAATAAATCAAAATATTAA
- a CDS encoding NtaA/DmoA family FMN-dependent monooxygenase (This protein belongs to a clade of FMN-dependent monooxygenases, within a broader family of flavin-dependent oxidoreductases, the luciferase-like monooxygenase (LMM) family, some of whose members use coenzyme F420 rather than FMN.): MKSSKKMLLASQNLSYGSSGSAWRSKGSNPYHFMDSDSLVNVAKWSEKGKFQFVFIADHPALREDLTNHAPSATLDPIVVTSQIIQETEKIGVVLTQSTTFNYPYTVARQLKALDVLSKGRIGWNAVTTNDPRTAANYGERIADRKNRYERAHEFIQIVQSLWGSWGEAALKLDTEKGIFADGSQIKPVNLQGKYVSSRGPLPIPPSPQGQPVIFQAGGGEEGLELAGMYASGVYSVAADIDTGREHRRNLEQITQAAGRNANEVKMFMGLFVTVGDTYEDALNRRKEMLSLMSDELLGKLYYLSSLVGVSIPYNNLHQPLPEEIQNRLVTDHYQLHSKRAVELFKKGLTVHDVLAHGVTEFHHTVLGTPEQIADEMQEIFEAGACDGFTICADQTHDGLPAFVEKVIPVLQKRGLFHKDYEGTTLREHLGVPYQYGRLNGNNNIKE; encoded by the coding sequence GATCAAAAGGGTCGAATCCATATCATTTTATGGATTCAGATTCCCTTGTAAATGTAGCGAAATGGTCGGAAAAAGGTAAGTTTCAATTTGTCTTTATAGCTGATCATCCTGCTTTACGTGAAGATTTAACCAATCATGCACCTTCTGCGACGCTTGATCCAATCGTTGTTACAAGCCAAATTATTCAAGAAACTGAAAAAATCGGGGTAGTCCTTACCCAATCAACCACATTCAATTACCCATATACTGTTGCACGTCAATTAAAGGCGCTTGATGTTTTAAGCAAAGGTCGTATCGGCTGGAATGCCGTTACCACAAACGATCCACGGACTGCTGCTAACTATGGAGAAAGAATTGCTGATCGTAAAAATAGATATGAACGTGCACATGAATTTATCCAAATTGTGCAGTCCTTATGGGGAAGCTGGGGGGAAGCTGCCTTAAAACTTGATACGGAAAAAGGAATATTTGCAGATGGTTCCCAAATCAAGCCCGTTAATTTACAAGGTAAATATGTTTCTTCGCGAGGTCCATTACCGATTCCACCGTCACCACAAGGACAGCCTGTTATTTTCCAAGCAGGAGGGGGAGAGGAGGGTTTAGAGCTTGCTGGTATGTATGCTTCCGGAGTTTATTCAGTTGCAGCAGATATAGATACAGGTCGAGAACATCGAAGAAACCTTGAACAGATAACTCAAGCTGCTGGGCGAAATGCAAATGAAGTAAAAATGTTTATGGGGTTGTTCGTTACTGTAGGCGATACGTATGAAGACGCACTGAATCGTCGAAAAGAGATGCTTTCCTTAATGTCTGATGAACTACTTGGTAAATTGTATTATTTATCGTCATTAGTTGGTGTATCAATTCCATACAATAACCTTCATCAGCCATTGCCGGAAGAAATACAAAATCGTTTAGTGACTGATCATTACCAGCTGCATTCGAAGCGGGCTGTTGAACTATTTAAAAAAGGGTTAACTGTTCATGATGTACTAGCACATGGCGTAACCGAATTTCACCACACTGTTCTTGGAACACCAGAACAAATTGCGGATGAAATGCAAGAAATTTTTGAAGCAGGTGCTTGCGATGGTTTTACGATTTGTGCAGACCAAACTCATGATGGATTGCCAGCATTTGTAGAAAAAGTTATTCCTGTTTTACAAAAGCGTGGATTGTTTCATAAAGATTATGAGGGGACAACCTTACGTGAACATTTAGGAGTGCCTTATCAATACGGTCGATTAAACGGTAACAACAATATAAAGGAGTAA